Within Topomyia yanbarensis strain Yona2022 chromosome 2, ASM3024719v1, whole genome shotgun sequence, the genomic segment ATAGTAGCCCACGATCGCGCGACCTAAAGGTCTGAAATACTTCCATGACTACCTGATTTTTGAATCATGACAATAAGAATGAGTCTTTCTGTAAAATCAAACTATTCACGGAAATTATTATAGTAGGAAATAGTTCACCGtaacaaatattattatatGAATCAGTCCATTCTAGAAGATACTATTCCGGTGTTGTCGTATTTGTGATACTAACTAagggaaatttttttctggggatcattttagtttttgttgatgAGAGTTTTATCTGGGAAACGAAGTCTGCGGAATATTTCACAAgggcagggccgtcgagagccgcgccgggccccggggtttgaattactgacgggccctaccatatatgacttcttatttcaatatcgCTTAGAGAAATTATACGGATGCAACCgcttcaattaaactattttttatgaaaattgttcatttgacacgattcaatgcgttagcttaacagagtcgtattttaaacatgtagtagatggcaaaaataaaaattaatgaaGGAATATTTGTGGCTGGCCATCAGAATGACTTACGTCCGACTTACGATATCGCCAACACTCATGCTCCCTTaacgcacgttaatgctaccatcgttaatgctgcccagaatcagagcttagaaaaattgacatccctgcgtgaacttgaaagagaaacaaaattcaattcgtgcccgccgcgatgaatcgaatgtttggtttgtttccctcgtccttcgctttttcggtacaacgcatccacgttcgcatatgttcggtttcatggatatagatatagattacgcagttcagttatgctcgaaaatgtaaaagaacttctgccttcaaactgtccacataataacaaatgaatgctttggttggtgaattaatttatatttcctctgcactcaaccattcgattcttcataaaatttcagtcagtttggaagtgaatgaatgagggaagcgttgaaactgaatattgttttcagcaaattaatcagaaataagcaactaaatgtgaaatttcgcaccactgattCTGCCTTGTTTCTTGTTGCTGGTACatgctgttgattttgaggtactggatgcagctgttgcagttgtcactatgacctgaacgaatttcCTTTAtcggtttctgaacatggtaaaataggttttggaatcagttgttacatttgcgctgacATTCAGAGAAAAAACATTACGAATGCGATGACTGGGATCCAACAACGAAGTCTGCTGTTAAAAAGACTGAAACAgggagttgtgagagaaagagtttcaacttttggtgaaaACTAATGGGTAGAATAAATATCCagttaaattcccatatttttcttcatcaattgtgtactagagtgacagaaaaaaaatgacccccatcggcccacccctgagtcgattcctagtcccaccaggagtgtctgctccaaatttgagccaaatcgaacaagtctagctaccggaccaacgtgcttgacgtttgtatgggatttttcgacaatttacatggagaaaaccctcttgctcacattttcgccgctaggtggcactgtatacatcagattatcaccaaaagtgaaacttaagaagctaattttattatctacaactttgttgaagactgcaaagcgatccgactcgaataggaaaagttattaaacttttaacgaagtgatgtctgagtcagttttgcatggggcctagcagtgcatggtagtgtatcagtactaggttctaacaaactaaacatttttgtggaaaaaCGGTTAGATCTAGCTCAATAGTacgttcggaagaattgcagtacataatacgagttatgttttggttagaaaattttagttccacctgtgaccgcatagatggcgccaacactaacttttcaacggggagagatagaaattaggtgtcttctacaaagttgtagaacaagaatttttcagtaattcttccaaacatttcgatattctatctctctccgttgaaaagttagtgatggcgccatctatgcggtcacagattgaactaaaattttctaaccaaaacatagctcgtattatgtactgcaattcttccgaacatactattcagctaaatctaaccattaatccacaaaaatgtttagtttgttagaacctagtactgatacactatcatgcactgctaggccccatgcaaaactgactcagacatcacttcgttaaaagtttaataacttttcctattcgagtcggatcgctttgcagtcttcaacaaagttgtagataataaaattagcttcttaagtttcacttttggtgataatctgatgtatacagtgccacctagcggcgtaaatgtgagcaagagggttttctccatgtaaattgtcgaaaaatcccatacaaacttcaagcacgttggtccggtagctagacttgttcgatttgcttcaaatttagagcaagtactcctggtgggactaggaatcgactcaggggtgggccgattgtgttttcaaaaattcattatttttctgggcagtctattgtGTACACTGTAATCTCCATTGACGAACCAAACCAAGGGTtagtaaattgaattagttcgtaaaaaacgcttgaattagttcgtaaaaaacgttttttgggatttagatcgtaaaaaaagtttgctttaCATTCTTACTAAAATTCAttggttgagcaacattatcgatCACCCTAACAATAATGGTATTTCcgaaacgggcttgacaagtacatgatgaaaatggatatttggtacctttttgaaatccagtatggagacttccgattgaacaataatgtcggtaaccctaacaatttggggatttttgaaacgggtttgACGAGTGTATGACAAAAAGGGTAGCTTGGAGCTATTTCGAACAatttctgtataaactatgagggtattttaaGCGGGTTTGACGAGTAAAGGAGCAATGCCCTTTTGGAGGCCAAGATAATGTCTTCTGGTTgagaagttttctataatcatatcatccgcatcacaaatcactatatctatatctattctatgattatatttcgaaaatgtcaatattttaggttatacagATATCTTAAGTAGAattcaccatcttggatttcaaaatagcttcATGCAttgattttcatcatctactcgtcaaccccattccgaaaatatccaacttttattagtaacagtaAGCTAagaattgtatacaacttcatactgtactgtgcgtattcaaactttttttacgaacacttttaaaaacacttgcgataaatgaaacaagaatggttcaattgcactgttaaatgaatctgATAGGATTCACgcacttcagaaaaccattggaacgacTGGAACGTAGTTGATTGTGGTATATTTGCAGTgccaacagaaacaataaacttcaacaattaaattaaaataaattaaattcagttaaaaatgcgggcccccaaaacagacccgaGCCCCAGGGTAGTagccccccctgacccccccccccccctctcgtcgggcctgaaGGGTCTCGACAATTATCACGTAATCACGTGAAAGTAGTCAAATGTACACCATAAGGAATTAGACACAAACTTGTCGACCAAATAGTCGTACGAACTTTTATCTGTCCACGTGATATCATCTATTGACATTTCTAACTGTATGATAAATACCTACATAAACATGTTGCAATCGCCAAAATTAACACTTCGCGTCATATGATCGAAAAGCAACTCATAATCATACTGATCGATATACTGCTCTGATTTCCATTACAGATTCCGCCACAACCCGGAACTAAACGATAATATGGGCGTTCGAGTGAAGCCATCCCATCACAAGGAACACTTTGACCCGCATAATCCTGAGCTTTGGGATAGCTTCAGTAATTATCGTGAGCTGAACAAGGGCGGGAAGAAACGGTATGATGCAAGCAAGTATAACGACATTCATGAACTGCCGGCCGACTTTAAGGAACTGAGGGTCAAGGGCAAGAAAAAAGACGATCCCAAGATGCGTAAAGGGCGGcgaaagaagaaaaagaaatccaAATTAAAGTTTGAGGGTGAAACTTTCAAGGATCCTGACCCGTACCAGTTGGCTGTTAGGAAGACCAGGTACGCGAAAGAGAAGGGCAAATTTGTCTTTGAAGGTGAAACATTTAAAGATCCTGATCCGTTCGAGCTAGCCATAAAGAAGCAGAGCCCGAGTCGGGTACAAAATCATAAGGGGATTGTGGAGGAATTTAGGAAACAACTGCATCACGCACATCCAGGAATGGTGCATATAAATTCGGACGGGAGTAGAAACTCGTATGTAGCAGAACTAGATGAGGACGATGACAGTTTTGAAGATATCCAGGACAAATATTATAGTCATTCGGCACTAGCACAATTCCTAGCCGTTGGTGTTAAAAATGTTCTACTTCTTGGATACGGGATGACATTAGGATTCCCGACAATAGTGATTCCCGCTATTCAGGGCGGAGATGGGCGAGTGCCAAGCTATGAAAAAGATTTCACCCTTAATAGAGAGGAAATATCCTGGCTTAGTTCCATTAATTTGATCTGCGTTCCGCTAGGATGTGTGTTCTCTGGGATGCTAACCCAACCGATTGGAAGACGAAAAGCTATGCAGATTGTGAATATTCCCATGCTGATTGCGTGGCTATTGTTTCACTTTGCTGAGGATGCCCATTTTCTGTACTGTGGTCTAGCCCTGGCCGGATTCAGTGGTGGACTCAGTGAAGCACCAGTAAGTATCTTTTGTCTTGCTAAACTCAAAAATCAATTGATAATTTTAAATGTATCTATCAAAATATATTCTCATCTTAAAGGTCCTAACTTACGTATCGGAAATCACTCAACCCCGCTATAGAGGCATGCTAGCGGCGACGGGATCGACATGCGTTATCATCGGAGTTCTCATCCAGTTTCTAATGGGCAGCTTCCTTCGATGGCGCACGGTAGCTCTGTGCAGTGCCTCCGTCCCGATTATATCCTTCCTGCTGCTGTTTTTCGTGCCGGAAAGCCCAGTTTGGCTAACAGGAAAGGGTAAATATAAACAAGCTCAACGATCGCTCGCCTGGCTTCGTGGATGGACTTCCGTGGAAGAAGTGGAGTTGGAATTCTACGAAATTCGAAAACACATTGAAGGCAGTGTAGAGCGAGACAAGGACTACACAGtgattcaaaaaatcaaaaaatatggAACAAGATCGTTTCTGCAGCCGTTTGGCATCATAAGCTTATGTTTCTTTATCGGACACTTCTCCGGTATGACTACACTGCAAACCTATGCTGTTCAGGTACGTTGTTCTATCACAATTAGTTAAAAGTACTCCTATTAGTGTCATTGTTATTTCAGATATTTCACACCCTAAAAGCACCCATCGACAAGTACTACGCCACAATCTTATTGGGAGTAGCAGAACTACTAGGAACTCTTTTCTGCGTTTTTCTCGTCCATTTCAGTGGCAAACGACCGCTGGTGTTCATATCAACAATTGGATGCGGTATTTGTTTCTTCTCCGTTGCCTGTTACGCTTATTTCTTAAATTCGATACCTGGATCTTCAGTAGGTAACGTAGTTGCTAACGTATCATCCATCAAAACAGATTTCCGTGTGATACCGTTGAATCATACCGATCATTCAGAGGATCACTTAGAGATTATTATTCAGAACCTTGCCAAGGCACACAACGAATCCATGAACACGCTACGTAATACCGAAGCAGAAACAATATACGACAGTCAAAACTTTACGCCGTACTACTTGAATGGGTCGTACGATGATGCTGTCAACAGCAGTGTTCGTTATGGGGAGTACACGAAGTCAGCAATCCCAAGGGAAGTGTTGGTCAAGATACCCAACGCCAATGAAAATAAATATCTATGGTTGCCGTTGACTCTTCTATTGGGCAGTGCATTCCTCACGCATGTGGGGATTCGCTTAATACCGTGGATGTTGATCGGCGAACTGTTTGCTCCATCCATTCGGAGTGGTGCATCCGGAATTGCCGGAGGAACCGGttatatttttggttttttagCCAATAAACTATTTCTGAAAATGTTGGCAGCCCTAACATTGCCTGGTACATTTTGGATGTATTCTGCAATCACATTGATTGGAGCTATAGTGCTATACCGAATTCTACCAGAAACAGAGGGAAAGACACTTGTTGAGATTGAAGGTTACTTCGTCTCGAAACGCAAACGAAGCTTTCATCTCGATATTGAAGCAACACCACCAATGCCCAAGCCACGAGGAATGGCTACTGCATTTGCTCCTCCACCACCTTTACCTCCTCGATCGCATCCCTTGACGGATGACATGGGTCGAATACGGAAAATATCACAGCAATTTGGAGCACAGTCGCGGAAGAGTTCGGCAAGTACACCTTCTCGCAAAGTCTCAGTCAATTCTGACAACGAAACGGCAAGAAAAATATCCACCGCCTCCTCAAAAAGCGGTCAACATTCCTATAAATTGCCATCCACTCGACCTAGTCAGACTTCAGTTGAACATTACCGAAAGATTTCAGCAAGTAATTTACCGCCTTCGCTGCCATCCATTTCTGCTAGTCCAGAACGCGCCAGAAAGCTAGCTACGTCTCAATCAAAGTCCGTTGTTATCACAAAGAATCTAGAAGAAACCAATGCACAGCCGTTTCAGCACTACCGGAAAATTTCCGACGCTCATTACGCATCTGTCAACTCGAATGTCCCGATACTCGTGGTGTCCCCACAACCTGTACCTGCGAATAAACCTAAATCTAAAATAGCAACTAGTAATCCGAAACCATCTACCATGAGCAACTTCGACGTTAAAAACTGGGAGAGTAACAAAAAGTTCGAGGAACTACTTCGGCGCAGAAAGCGAAACGTGTCGCGTGAAGACGATGGCGATTCACTACAACATACGTCCAGTCAGCATGACTTGGAGCGGTTTGAAGAAATGGAGAAGCAACGGGATGTCCAGCTTCTGTCCGTAGGAATGCGAAGACACAGACAGAACTCTGGCAGTTTGAATGCACTTACGGACATTCCTAGTCAAGACAACGAAGTCAACAGTCGAACGGAAACAAATGAAACCAGAATGTAGATAGAGTAAGTAAAGAAAAATAAGTGTAGTTAATATTAAATAGTAAAGCTGAAGAATGAATATTGAAAAACAAAGAATCAAAATGTGTATAGTTATCAATTCAGGGAAAGTCCAATACCAGAATCCAAACTGCCTTGATGAACGAAGAAATTGCTGGGGACGAATAATACAAACATAGGTAACCcacaaattttgtaaattgaGTGTACGGTCTGGATGTGCAGGTGTAGGGACTTTACGATCACGTGGGAatgagcatatttttattcgtgTTTGAGACCGTGTTGATCCGATTATAAGTGCAATAGTGCTCACTAAAACATAGgagcgtttttatgtttttgagatcttgggcgtagttgtgcCTGGATGATCGCGATCGTATGCTCGCTTTTGTGTATGATGGCgaggggctcgagcgtttgtaagttaacgtgttcgatcgcgtggtcTTATGAACATcgtgtgtgctagcgtgtatgtagcaTCGCGTGTATAATTCGATATTATAATTGTGTGGCCATTTGCACATTCGCGTGTATTCTGCAATgctcgcgcggaccgtgaatatgatacttaattttcggtataCGGTTCAAATGCTAAAAGGGAGTGAGTTTCCCGTATCActaaagttcccggtcatgttgccGTGGATCCAGCTgaatgctactagggccgagggAAAGGACTTAGTGGCGCTAGGAGGGAGCAAAGAGGGCAGACGCGGCATTTCCCGCACAACTTTTAAGTAATAGTTTAAGTTTCAGTAATTGTGGTAAAGGTCAAACGCTAGTGAAATGtttgaatttatattattttggttTCCGCAGAAGATGAAAGAGGTTGACGATCGGAACGACGAATGCAACGTGCAGTTTAAAGCTATATATTGTTCAATTTCGAAGGGTGCGTCGGAAACTAGTATCTGTTCACCTCGCGCATGATTTTAGTGTTATTAAATACCGGCACAGATTTAACTGAGATGAGTTTCCAACCGCACTTAAAGTGGTAGGAGTATGAATACTAATTTGTTAAGACTAAACCAGTGATCGCAATCACATATAGTGTTGTATTTGGGAGAAAAAAAGCTCATTACTCGATACATTTCCGCACTTATGAATTATAACAGTATATCTGGCAATCAGTATTCGTCAATTACATACCGTGGATGATGTAGATCTTAAGTATTTAGCGACTTTTAAACCTATAAACAAGATACGAAAACGTGCTTAATATTGCCCTTAATATTGCCTtattaatgaatgttatattagtagaaacacggttctttcacttaatttagaatatatttacatttatttcgtaataaaaactgttttgaaaagctGTTTGCTACCGCccgttagaaaacgtcagtcttcgtaatgtttgatgtatcgtcgctgttgtgctatcttatgacaaacgtcattttggggtaaactgagttagatatgccacattacttgtctaaaaaatctctacaaagtggcgtttacagaattttgacattctgcttggttactcagatatagcgagaaacgcgctgagaaatttcaaattttttgcttcaaatgtgtCTGggaattggctcaaattatcttgatgtatatgttttatatgtagaactatctgagaaacatattggcataatcattttcaaaagaaagatACACGAATTTTGAGAAAAAtgctacacacagaaaaaaatgttggtaaaaataagtttttcactcttagcaaaaaacaaccaacacatactcttagtttaaaaataaaacttttgttttgagtactattcttcatttgcttaaaaggaaaacttttactttgattattattcttgattaatttaaaagttttactttcaacctaatagttggcgttggttgctttttgctgagagcggaacactcttacttttaccaatattttttttctgtgtgtatttaagttttaaactgaaaatatagcatatttggcaacactgtaaccaaaaataactatttattctagattccctgactcatttccttcaaaatgcaccccactgattgtttatagaacaaatgaagccaaagatatgtaaaagttaataattgatgatttttttctatgaaaaatgttgcatgcacgattatgacacgccatacaaattttgtcatcaatacacacctatgacacgtgtgagtgcgacttttgtttacatttatagtaaaacctcgcaacatagtcaacagatctttcaaatatttgagagattaatacagaatagatagaagcatcaattttcTTCTTTGAATTGATTGTATCATTTATAtgtttcaatctcaaactttaaaaatcgtttttctcgaaatgtcaaaaatggcgcttgtcataagatagcgcaACAGCGACGgtatttccaacgagattgatgcaaatataaagacaaatcgaAATGGTTCAGAAATTCAGTTACTGGTTTTTACCTGATTAAAAGTAAATAACCCCTGTATTCTGAGGATAAGCTGAAAAGTaagaccacagattacagacagatcaatttatttttttttaatttttaccactcataaaccaaattttcgacTTATAAATAGTTGTTTTTCAAATTTACATCACCAACTTAAAGGGTCTAGAGTTTTTTCTCAAAACcgagctaattttattgtccaaaagCAAATCaccgcattttttcaaaaaagttttcatccatctgacacttttcactgtatctcaataaaaagtaataagaagggttgccagactcctaacaagtagatttcataagattggaacatttctcacttcatattcctgctttatgaacgaaacgaaaggGTGGCAATACagttgccactgccttataaagggCTGTATGTTGACAATAACGTTCATCGTTCGAGGGAAAGATAGTTATGCAGTTGTAGGCAGCTGACATGTAGTTCAAATGTTTGATCATAACTGCAACTACCTAAATATTTAAATGACTTTGAATGAATTTGTTTACCAATAGTACTAAAATTGAATTAATTAGATTATTCTTCTTtaccaattaataaaaaatatttacgcCTTATGTGGCTACACCACATCGTTTCAAGTAGCGTTCTGTTCGACATCGCTgtcgctcagtcggacttaaactaatttatagcccctaggggccatgcataaatgacgtagcattttgggggatagggagggtataccaaatttgtgacgaagtgtgacgagggggagggtagggtcagaagttgtgcgacgtagcattatgtttaaaacccattgttttgagaaaacaatttaatgatcctccattcccaagagaaatgaatttaaattccaagttacttttgatgcagtttttcatgaggtaaattttacgattcgcagaatttcaatttcaagttcgcaaaaatacgaaaagattttatctgcggatttaacttgctacattagttagctaatgttgaattaaattttcacttctgaatcaaccaaactaaatttagtgatttagatgaacgtatgcttcttagaatcattggcagctacaGGATTGAgaaaacttctcttcatgctcccctggacatataaaattcaaaacaaatctatcaacactatatttgtgatgaaatgggcttgcacgtaatttgctgttataatgaaaatgttgataaaagtcgtcaaacatttcgaaaggacatgtatttaaaataattgaaaagcatgtaattttttttttcatcactcgGTCGctgtgcatgggacgagggggagggggtaggtaaatgctacgttatttacgagggggaggttagaattttgtgaccaaatgctacgaggggggagggaggggtcaaaaatcgctgaaaaaagctacgtcatttgtgtacggccccctatgtttgagtaatccgggcaaacgagtagaTGACAGGCTTGCTTAcgaggggccgccgcttccgatgGCGGGTCGGCGGACACCTCGCCAATAGGATC encodes:
- the LOC131685795 gene encoding uncharacterized protein LOC131685795 isoform X1, which codes for MEASFRHNPELNDNMGVRVKPSHHKEHFDPHNPELWDSFSNYRELNKGGKKRYDASKYNDIHELPADFKELRVKGKKKDDPKMRKGRRKKKKKSKLKFEGETFKDPDPYQLAVRKTRYAKEKGKFVFEGETFKDPDPFELAIKKQSPSRVQNHKGIVEEFRKQLHHAHPGMVHINSDGSRNSYVAELDEDDDSFEDIQDKYYSHSALAQFLAVGVKNVLLLGYGMTLGFPTIVIPAIQGGDGRVPSYEKDFTLNREEISWLSSINLICVPLGCVFSGMLTQPIGRRKAMQIVNIPMLIAWLLFHFAEDAHFLYCGLALAGFSGGLSEAPVLTYVSEITQPRYRGMLAATGSTCVIIGVLIQFLMGSFLRWRTVALCSASVPIISFLLLFFVPESPVWLTGKGKYKQAQRSLAWLRGWTSVEEVELEFYEIRKHIEGSVERDKDYTVIQKIKKYGTRSFLQPFGIISLCFFIGHFSGMTTLQTYAVQIFHTLKAPIDKYYATILLGVAELLGTLFCVFLVHFSGKRPLVFISTIGCGICFFSVACYAYFLNSIPGSSVGNVVANVSSIKTDFRVIPLNHTDHSEDHLEIIIQNLAKAHNESMNTLRNTEAETIYDSQNFTPYYLNGSYDDAVNSSVRYGEYTKSAIPREVLVKIPNANENKYLWLPLTLLLGSAFLTHVGIRLIPWMLIGELFAPSIRSGASGIAGGTGYIFGFLANKLFLKMLAALTLPGTFWMYSAITLIGAIVLYRILPETEGKTLVEIEGYFVSKRKRSFHLDIEATPPMPKPRGMATAFAPPPPLPPRSHPLTDDMGRIRKISQQFGAQSRKSSASTPSRKVSVNSDNETARKISTASSKSGQHSYKLPSTRPSQTSVEHYRKISASNLPPSLPSISASPERARKLATSQSKSVVITKNLEETNAQPFQHYRKISDAHYASVNSNVPILVVSPQPVPANKPKSKIATSNPKPSTMSNFDVKNWESNKKFEELLRRRKRNVSREDDGDSLQHTSSQHDLERFEEMEKQRDVQLLSVGMRRHRQNSGSLNALTDIPSQDNEVNSRTETNETRM
- the LOC131685795 gene encoding uncharacterized protein LOC131685795 isoform X3; the protein is MEASFRHNPELNDNMGVRVKPSHHKEHFDPHNPELWDSFSNYRELNKGGKKRYDASKYNDIHELPADFKELRVKGKKKDDPKMRKGRRKKKKKSKLKFEGETFKDPDPYQLAVRKTRYAKEKGKFVFEGETFKDPDPFELAIKKQSPSRVQNHKGIVEEFRKQLHHAHPGMVHINSDGSRNSYVAELDEDDDSFEDIQDKYYSHSALAQFLAVGVKNVLLLGYGMTLGFPTIVIPAIQGGDGRVPSYEKDFTLNREEISWLSSINLICVPLGCVFSGMLTQPIGRRKAMQIVNIPMLIAWLLFHFAEDAHFLYCGLALAGFSGGLSEAPVLTYVSEITQPRYRGMLAATGSTCVIIGVLIQFLMGSFLRWRTVALCSASVPIISFLLLFFVPESPVWLTGKGKYKQAQRSLAWLRGWTSVEEVELEFYEIRKHIEGSVERDKDYTVIQKIKKYGTRSFLQPFGIISLCFFIGHFSGMTTLQTYAVQIFHTLKAPIDNGKRPLVFISTIGCGICFFSVACYAYFLNSIPGSSVGNVVANVSSIKTDFRVIPLNHTDHSEDHLEIIIQNLAKAHNESMNTLRNTEAETIYDSQNFTPYYLNGSYDDAVNSSVRYGEYTKSAIPREVLVKIPNANENKYLWLPLTLLLGSAFLTHVGIRLIPWMLIGELFAPSIRSGASGIAGGTGYIFGFLANKLFLKMLAALTLPGTFWMYSAITLIGAIVLYRILPETEGKTLVEIEGYFVSKRKRSFHLDIEATPPMPKPRGMATAFAPPPPLPPRSHPLTDDMGRIRKISQQFGAQSRKSSASTPSRKVSVNSDNETARKISTASSKSGQHSYKLPSTRPSQTSVEHYRKISASNLPPSLPSISASPERARKLATSQSKSVVITKNLEETNAQPFQHYRKISDAHYASVNSNVPILVVSPQPVPANKPKSKIATSNPKPSTMSNFDVKNWESNKKFEELLRRRKRNVSREDDGDSLQHTSSQHDLERFEEMEKQRDVQLLSVGMRRHRQNSGSLNALTDIPSQDNEVNSRTETNETRM
- the LOC131685795 gene encoding uncharacterized protein LOC131685795 isoform X2; protein product: MGVRVKPSHHKEHFDPHNPELWDSFSNYRELNKGGKKRYDASKYNDIHELPADFKELRVKGKKKDDPKMRKGRRKKKKKSKLKFEGETFKDPDPYQLAVRKTRYAKEKGKFVFEGETFKDPDPFELAIKKQSPSRVQNHKGIVEEFRKQLHHAHPGMVHINSDGSRNSYVAELDEDDDSFEDIQDKYYSHSALAQFLAVGVKNVLLLGYGMTLGFPTIVIPAIQGGDGRVPSYEKDFTLNREEISWLSSINLICVPLGCVFSGMLTQPIGRRKAMQIVNIPMLIAWLLFHFAEDAHFLYCGLALAGFSGGLSEAPVLTYVSEITQPRYRGMLAATGSTCVIIGVLIQFLMGSFLRWRTVALCSASVPIISFLLLFFVPESPVWLTGKGKYKQAQRSLAWLRGWTSVEEVELEFYEIRKHIEGSVERDKDYTVIQKIKKYGTRSFLQPFGIISLCFFIGHFSGMTTLQTYAVQIFHTLKAPIDKYYATILLGVAELLGTLFCVFLVHFSGKRPLVFISTIGCGICFFSVACYAYFLNSIPGSSVGNVVANVSSIKTDFRVIPLNHTDHSEDHLEIIIQNLAKAHNESMNTLRNTEAETIYDSQNFTPYYLNGSYDDAVNSSVRYGEYTKSAIPREVLVKIPNANENKYLWLPLTLLLGSAFLTHVGIRLIPWMLIGELFAPSIRSGASGIAGGTGYIFGFLANKLFLKMLAALTLPGTFWMYSAITLIGAIVLYRILPETEGKTLVEIEGYFVSKRKRSFHLDIEATPPMPKPRGMATAFAPPPPLPPRSHPLTDDMGRIRKISQQFGAQSRKSSASTPSRKVSVNSDNETARKISTASSKSGQHSYKLPSTRPSQTSVEHYRKISASNLPPSLPSISASPERARKLATSQSKSVVITKNLEETNAQPFQHYRKISDAHYASVNSNVPILVVSPQPVPANKPKSKIATSNPKPSTMSNFDVKNWESNKKFEELLRRRKRNVSREDDGDSLQHTSSQHDLERFEEMEKQRDVQLLSVGMRRHRQNSGSLNALTDIPSQDNEVNSRTETNETRM